In Streptomyces nodosus, one DNA window encodes the following:
- a CDS encoding TetR/AcrR family transcriptional regulator, whose amino-acid sequence MSAPHGRTGRPPLTEARRAEVRLEIARAAVGLFVAQGVAATTGEQIGTAAGVSARKVWRYFPNKESCVRPLFSAGIDAIVACLRQWRPGEPLGEVFDRELANRESLLGDPDRDTVGALVRLTRTEPDLRAVWLQTYDEAEPAFARALAERAGLPADALRPAIQAAMFNAALRAAVEHHAWRTVDEPADPATARDGLTATVRSALAVVAEGLA is encoded by the coding sequence ATGAGCGCACCCCACGGCCGTACGGGACGACCGCCGCTGACCGAGGCACGCAGGGCCGAAGTGCGTCTGGAGATCGCCCGGGCCGCCGTCGGCCTGTTCGTGGCCCAAGGCGTGGCGGCGACCACGGGGGAGCAGATCGGGACGGCGGCCGGCGTGTCCGCGCGGAAGGTCTGGCGCTACTTCCCGAACAAGGAGAGTTGTGTACGGCCGCTGTTCTCGGCAGGCATCGATGCCATCGTCGCCTGTCTGCGGCAGTGGCGCCCCGGTGAACCCCTCGGCGAGGTCTTCGATCGGGAGCTCGCGAACCGCGAGAGCCTTCTCGGCGACCCCGACCGCGACACCGTCGGTGCGCTGGTACGGCTGACCCGCACCGAACCCGATCTGCGCGCGGTCTGGCTGCAGACCTACGACGAGGCCGAGCCGGCGTTCGCCCGCGCCCTCGCCGAACGTGCCGGGCTGCCTGCCGACGCCCTACGGCCGGCCATCCAGGCAGCGATGTTCAACGCGGCCCTGCGCGCGGCGGTCGAGCACCACGCCTGGCGCACCGTCGACGAACCCGCCGATCCGGCCACGGCCCGGGACGGGCTGACAGCGACCGTGCGCTCGGCCCTGGCCGTCGTGGCGGAGGGGCTCGCCTAG